In Coleofasciculus sp. FACHB-1120, one genomic interval encodes:
- a CDS encoding phosphate ABC transporter ATP-binding protein — MKHSTSEIHIQEQNSASLPRNPPEIKTENLSLAYANKPAFVDVTLAIKSGKIAALIGPSGCGKTSFLTCLNRLTDLTNNCRLTGRILLGGQDVQEIDVISLRRRVGMLFQKPNPFPLSIIRNIEFPLREHGVRNREKIDEIVEDALRDVGLWDEVKDRLKSPALSLSGGQQQRLCLARAIALKPDVLLMDEPCSALDPLSSEVVEDLIVNLRGKYTVLVVTHNLAQAKRIADDVALFWVQDGAGQLIESGSVAQMFESPQHPLTAAYVTGRRG, encoded by the coding sequence ATGAAACATTCTACAAGCGAAATTCATATCCAAGAGCAAAATTCAGCATCACTTCCCAGGAATCCACCGGAAATTAAAACAGAGAATTTAAGCCTTGCTTACGCGAATAAACCCGCATTTGTAGATGTCACCCTCGCGATTAAATCAGGTAAAATCGCAGCTCTAATTGGCCCTTCCGGTTGTGGCAAAACAAGCTTTCTCACTTGTCTAAACCGCCTTACCGATTTAACCAACAACTGTCGGTTAACAGGGCGGATTCTGCTGGGGGGACAAGATGTGCAAGAAATCGATGTGATTTCATTGCGTCGCCGGGTAGGAATGCTATTTCAAAAACCCAATCCCTTCCCACTTTCCATTATCAGAAATATTGAATTTCCGCTTAGAGAACACGGAGTGAGGAATCGAGAAAAAATCGATGAAATTGTCGAAGATGCTTTGCGCGATGTTGGCTTATGGGATGAGGTGAAGGACAGGCTGAAATCTCCTGCCCTTTCCCTTTCTGGAGGACAACAACAACGGTTATGTCTCGCCAGAGCGATCGCCCTCAAACCCGATGTTCTCCTAATGGATGAGCCTTGCAGCGCCCTCGATCCGCTTTCTAGTGAAGTTGTAGAGGATTTAATCGTCAATCTGCGCGGCAAATATACAGTCCTCGTCGTCACTCACAATCTGGCACAGGCAAAGCGGATTGCGGATGATGTGGCGCTGTTTTGGGTTCAGGATGGCGCTGGACAATTGATCGAATCCGGTTCGGTTGCCCAGATGTTTGAATCTCCCCAGCACCCTCTAACGGCTGCCTACGTCACTGGTAGAAGGGGTTAG
- a CDS encoding tetratricopeptide repeat protein — MTKAQQAIESTGHWLGVLASIATIIATIFAVLIPLNGAVTVANIAGAGSCHGFLVDDPPPYVLAHKIPSDKEKDYLEDKINCYRDQIQEHPNDAVAYTNIGEADRRLGDFEAARKAHQKALKLNPDLQEAQIGIALVEQDLNNKVAANNAIQDALAQKKNAIAYFYQGAILHRQNDLEGAKAAWRQAKILDPIVQKFIPNGHLLNLKVNWHLFQRNNDGQKPTAITSNSAGQHQLSS; from the coding sequence GTGACTAAAGCTCAACAAGCAATTGAATCTACTGGTCACTGGCTTGGTGTGCTTGCGAGTATTGCAACCATCATTGCGACAATTTTTGCGGTACTGATTCCTTTGAATGGAGCGGTCACGGTCGCAAATATTGCAGGGGCTGGCAGTTGTCATGGATTCTTAGTTGACGACCCACCACCTTACGTGCTGGCACACAAAATTCCCAGCGACAAGGAAAAAGATTATTTAGAGGACAAAATTAACTGCTATCGCGATCAAATCCAGGAACACCCCAACGATGCAGTTGCCTACACAAATATAGGGGAAGCGGATCGGCGCTTGGGCGATTTTGAAGCCGCTCGTAAAGCTCACCAAAAAGCTCTAAAGTTGAATCCAGATTTGCAAGAAGCCCAAATAGGGATAGCGCTAGTAGAGCAAGACTTGAACAATAAAGTTGCAGCTAATAACGCTATTCAAGATGCTTTAGCTCAGAAGAAAAACGCGATCGCTTACTTTTACCAAGGAGCTATTCTTCACAGACAAAACGATCTAGAGGGTGCAAAAGCAGCTTGGCGACAAGCCAAAATCCTAGATCCAATCGTTCAAAAATTCATCCCCAATGGGCATTTGTTGAATCTCAAGGTAAATTGGCACTTGTTCCAAAGAAACAACGATGGGCAAAAGCCCACTGCTATCACATCAAATTCAGCGGGTCAACATCAATTGTCAAGCTGA
- the pstA gene encoding phosphate ABC transporter permease PstA, producing MTKYFEKANLQKQKVKEKNRFSLFTSLPASDWLPAAIVWISVALITASLLWLLSDVFVSGIGQISWEFLTTAPRNAGRDGGIAPILVSTALIVGVCMAVSIPLGVGTAILLAEFTSNESILARLVRLSLDVLAGVPSIVFGLFGNAFFSRTLGMGFSILSGGLTLACMVLPILIRSTQEGFRGVPDDYRRSAAALGLSRTATLWELLLPAAMPGLVVGLLLGLGRAIAETAALIFTSGYVDRMPESLWDSGRSLSVHIYDLAMNVSGGEPNAYASALVLVSFLLLINAAISWLAERFRQSRIWVS from the coding sequence ATGACTAAATATTTTGAAAAGGCAAATCTACAAAAACAAAAGGTAAAAGAAAAAAACCGATTTTCGCTTTTTACTTCTTTGCCTGCTTCCGATTGGCTCCCGGCTGCAATCGTTTGGATATCCGTCGCTTTAATAACAGCTTCCCTATTATGGCTACTGAGTGATGTTTTTGTTTCTGGTATCGGTCAAATTAGCTGGGAATTCTTGACAACAGCACCGCGTAATGCTGGGCGAGATGGAGGAATTGCACCCATTTTAGTCTCGACAGCGCTAATCGTAGGAGTATGCATGGCAGTTTCAATTCCTTTAGGAGTGGGAACTGCGATATTGCTGGCTGAATTCACCTCAAATGAGAGCATTTTGGCGCGGTTGGTGCGACTCAGTTTAGATGTTTTAGCAGGCGTCCCTTCAATTGTTTTCGGTCTTTTTGGGAACGCTTTCTTCTCTAGAACCTTGGGGATGGGCTTTTCGATTCTTTCTGGCGGATTGACACTAGCGTGTATGGTGCTGCCGATTTTGATTCGCTCAACCCAGGAGGGTTTCCGAGGCGTACCAGATGATTATCGACGTTCAGCGGCGGCGCTGGGACTCTCGCGTACAGCCACATTATGGGAGTTACTGCTACCAGCCGCGATGCCTGGATTAGTTGTGGGGTTGCTATTAGGTTTGGGAAGAGCGATCGCTGAAACGGCTGCTTTAATCTTTACCAGCGGTTATGTCGATCGGATGCCAGAGTCATTGTGGGATTCCGGGCGATCGCTCTCGGTTCACATCTACGATCTCGCCATGAACGTCTCTGGTGGCGAACCAAACGCCTATGCCTCTGCCCTCGTATTAGTTAGCTTTCTATTACTGATTAATGCGGCAATCTCTTGGCTAGCAGAACGTTTTCGGCAATCCCGAATTTGGGTATCGTAA
- the priA gene encoding primosomal protein N' encodes MSSNPNVGRSGIVLESRASYDQSDSGQNRWIEVLVDCPEAEAQKRLYTYRLPAQLQVQPGDILSVPFGAQVLGAIAIRICDAPPPDLNPAKIRDVEDVVSAGFFPPTYWQLLNQVAEYYYTQLIQVIRVALPPGLLGRSQRRIRLAQGEGESGGQGGSAHYLSPSACQILELLQAQPSGDYSFVYLQRQVKGAYRAIRELLRVKLVESYLEPPRTQKPKLQKAVTLVVDVFPLDLTQRQREILEVLRRRGGDLLLTELLQICNASSSTIKTLEQKGCVVIQEREMLRSSAEPILAGDQPKALTPAQSEALEAIASLSSFARVLLHGVTGSGKTEVYLQAIAPILERGQSALVLVPEIGLTPQLTDRFRARFGNKVCVYHSALSDGERYDTWRQMLAGAAQVVIGTRSAIFAPLPRLGLIVLDEEHDSSFKQDQPAPTYHARTVATWRAELENCPLVLGSATPSLETWVNITSQELTSTQNSDAMRVSPTQNALTHYLSLPERIQSRPLPPVEVVDMRQELQQGNRSIFSRSLQEGLQQLQEQAKQGILFIHRRGHSTFVSCRSCGYVIECPHCDVSLSYHHIHEEAAELLRCHYCNFVRSHPQSCPECGSPYLKFFGSGTQRVAQELAQQFPQLRYIRFDSDTTRTKGAHRTLLTRFANGEADLLIGTQMLTKGLDISQVTLVGVVAADGLLHLPDYRASERAFQTLTQVAGRAGRGDDPGQVIIQTYSPEHAVIQAVRRHQYQSFIETELEQRGALNYPPYGRLILLRLSSTDAAEVQETAEMLAAGLASNTPQGDSSSDAHLTTPMYEVLGPAPASILRVANRYRWQIMLKFAPDSLPELPNFNELRLLCPSSVSLTIDVDPLNLM; translated from the coding sequence ATGTCGTCAAATCCCAATGTCGGGCGTTCGGGCATTGTGCTGGAGAGTAGAGCATCCTACGACCAGTCTGATTCTGGACAGAATCGATGGATAGAAGTGCTGGTGGATTGTCCAGAAGCAGAAGCGCAGAAGCGGTTGTATACCTATCGGTTGCCGGCTCAGTTGCAAGTGCAGCCAGGGGATATTCTGAGCGTGCCGTTTGGGGCGCAAGTTTTGGGAGCGATCGCGATTCGGATTTGCGATGCACCGCCGCCAGATTTGAACCCTGCCAAAATCCGGGATGTGGAGGATGTGGTCAGTGCTGGATTTTTCCCGCCGACCTACTGGCAACTGCTGAACCAAGTCGCTGAATACTACTACACCCAGCTGATTCAGGTGATTCGAGTCGCGCTACCGCCGGGATTACTGGGGCGATCGCAGCGTCGCATCCGGCTTGCCCAAGGCGAAGGCGAAAGCGGGGGACAAGGGGGAAGTGCCCATTACCTGAGTCCATCTGCCTGTCAAATTTTGGAACTTCTGCAAGCTCAACCATCGGGAGACTACAGCTTTGTCTATCTCCAGCGTCAAGTGAAAGGAGCCTATCGAGCAATCCGGGAGTTATTGCGGGTTAAGTTAGTCGAAAGTTACCTGGAACCGCCTAGAACCCAGAAACCGAAATTACAGAAAGCTGTGACCCTGGTTGTCGATGTTTTTCCCCTCGACTTGACGCAGCGCCAACGGGAAATTTTGGAAGTGCTGCGGCGGCGCGGCGGCGATTTATTGTTGACGGAGTTGCTGCAAATCTGCAACGCCAGTTCATCCACCATCAAGACGCTGGAGCAAAAAGGCTGTGTGGTGATTCAAGAACGGGAGATGTTGCGGTCTTCCGCAGAACCGATTTTGGCTGGGGATCAACCGAAAGCATTAACACCGGCTCAATCTGAGGCGCTAGAAGCGATCGCGTCTTTATCGAGTTTTGCGAGGGTGCTGTTGCACGGAGTCACGGGTTCCGGGAAGACAGAAGTCTATTTACAAGCGATCGCCCCCATCCTAGAACGGGGACAATCCGCCCTCGTCCTCGTCCCGGAAATTGGTCTTACGCCCCAACTCACCGACCGATTCCGCGCCCGTTTTGGCAACAAAGTCTGCGTCTATCACAGCGCCCTTTCCGATGGCGAACGCTACGACACTTGGCGGCAAATGCTGGCGGGTGCAGCCCAGGTTGTTATTGGCACCCGTTCCGCTATCTTTGCCCCATTGCCACGTCTGGGGTTAATCGTGTTGGATGAGGAACACGACTCCAGCTTCAAGCAAGACCAACCCGCACCCACCTACCACGCCCGCACGGTTGCGACTTGGCGGGCTGAGTTGGAAAACTGCCCCCTCGTCTTAGGTTCCGCCACCCCTTCCCTAGAAACCTGGGTAAATATTACGAGTCAGGAGTTAACCTCAACTCAAAACTCAGACGCGATGCGCGTCTCTCCAACTCAAAATGCTCTTACCCATTACCTCTCATTGCCAGAACGCATCCAATCGCGCCCGCTACCGCCGGTAGAAGTGGTGGATATGCGCCAAGAGTTGCAGCAAGGGAATCGCTCGATTTTTAGCCGGTCGCTTCAAGAAGGCTTGCAGCAGCTACAAGAGCAGGCGAAACAGGGAATTTTATTTATCCATCGGCGGGGACATAGTACCTTTGTTTCTTGCCGCAGTTGTGGGTATGTGATTGAGTGTCCTCACTGCGATGTTTCGCTGTCGTATCACCACATCCATGAAGAAGCCGCTGAATTATTGAGGTGTCACTACTGTAATTTTGTGCGATCGCATCCTCAATCTTGCCCCGAATGCGGTTCCCCCTACCTGAAATTTTTTGGCAGCGGTACCCAGCGAGTCGCCCAAGAATTAGCGCAGCAGTTCCCTCAGTTGCGCTATATCCGGTTTGATAGCGACACCACCCGCACCAAAGGCGCTCATCGCACGCTGCTGACACGCTTTGCTAACGGAGAAGCCGACTTGTTAATTGGGACTCAAATGCTCACCAAAGGGCTGGATATATCCCAAGTGACACTGGTAGGAGTGGTTGCTGCGGATGGGTTGCTGCATCTACCCGACTATCGGGCATCCGAGCGAGCATTTCAAACCCTAACTCAGGTTGCAGGTCGTGCGGGTCGAGGCGACGATCCCGGTCAAGTCATTATTCAAACTTACTCCCCGGAACACGCAGTCATTCAGGCAGTACGGCGTCACCAGTATCAATCTTTCATCGAGACAGAGTTAGAACAACGAGGGGCGCTGAATTATCCCCCCTACGGACGTCTCATTTTGTTGCGGCTAAGCAGCACCGATGCCGCAGAAGTTCAGGAAACTGCCGAGATGCTAGCTGCGGGGCTAGCTTCCAATACACCCCAGGGGGATAGCAGTTCAGATGCTCATCTCACCACCCCGATGTATGAGGTGTTAGGACCAGCACCGGCGAGTATCTTACGGGTAGCGAATCGATATCGATGGCAGATTATGCTCAAGTTTGCGCCTGATTCGCTGCCAGAATTACCGAATTTCAATGAGTTGCGCCTCCTCTGCCCTTCCTCAGTCAGCTTGACAATTGATGTTGACCCGCTGAATTTGATGTGA
- a CDS encoding metalloregulator ArsR/SmtB family transcription factor, which produces MSTQKVSSQSFCAQKLKTLADSTRLDVLELLMSGPKHVGEMNAVLGLQQSLLSHHLKVLREEGFVTATRDGKAVLYQLDPAIQRANAGWAIDLGCCLLSFDSNQ; this is translated from the coding sequence ATGAGTACCCAAAAAGTCTCATCGCAGTCCTTTTGTGCCCAAAAACTGAAGACCTTAGCAGATTCAACGCGGCTTGACGTTTTAGAACTGCTAATGAGTGGTCCCAAGCACGTTGGCGAGATGAATGCTGTGCTGGGGTTGCAACAGAGTTTGCTATCGCATCATCTAAAAGTTTTGCGGGAAGAGGGTTTTGTGACGGCGACGCGAGATGGTAAGGCAGTGCTTTATCAGCTAGATCCTGCAATCCAGCGGGCAAATGCAGGTTGGGCGATTGACTTGGGATGTTGCCTGCTTTCCTTTGATTCCAATCAATAA
- a CDS encoding RNA polymerase sigma factor, RpoD/SigA family — MNIADLNRSDVESTSDRDFVDITDQQMEETTEIEIVSVEDEISEEIDKLAGARPSEYRKSISDDTVGAFFKEMARYPLLKPDEEVELAHRVQYLVKIEALQEKLQKELDRAPTKAELAAADGLSERQMEHQLYRGRVAKRKMIRSNLRLVVSIAKRYLNRGVQFLDLIQEGALGLNRATEKFDPDKGYKFSTYAYWWIRQAITRTIANDARTIRLPIHIVEKLNKLKKAQRELKQELHRNPTEEELAQSLDIEASQLRQLLQLRRRSLSLNHRIGKGEETELMDLLEDGDNQSPEEQMSEAMMRQEIWEVLGDVLTDREKDVISLRYGLTSSEPYTLEEVGCLFNLSRERVRQIQSKAMRKLRRPQVAKRLKGWLT; from the coding sequence ATGAATATTGCTGACCTGAACCGAAGCGACGTGGAATCTACATCCGATCGAGACTTTGTAGATATTACCGACCAGCAAATGGAAGAAACCACTGAAATAGAAATCGTCAGTGTTGAAGATGAAATTTCAGAGGAAATCGATAAATTAGCCGGTGCCCGCCCCTCTGAATACCGCAAAAGTATCTCCGACGATACGGTAGGAGCATTTTTTAAGGAGATGGCACGCTATCCACTTCTAAAACCAGATGAAGAAGTCGAGTTAGCCCATCGCGTCCAATATTTAGTCAAAATAGAAGCGCTCCAAGAAAAATTACAAAAAGAGTTGGATCGCGCTCCCACAAAAGCAGAACTGGCAGCAGCAGATGGGCTTTCGGAACGGCAGATGGAACATCAGCTGTATCGCGGACGGGTGGCGAAACGGAAGATGATTCGCTCGAACTTGCGATTAGTTGTTTCTATTGCTAAACGATATTTGAACCGAGGTGTTCAATTCCTCGATTTAATTCAGGAAGGGGCACTGGGATTAAACCGCGCTACGGAAAAGTTTGATCCCGACAAAGGTTACAAGTTTTCTACCTATGCCTATTGGTGGATTCGGCAAGCAATTACGCGAACAATCGCGAACGATGCCCGAACAATTCGATTGCCGATTCACATTGTCGAAAAGTTAAACAAGCTCAAAAAAGCGCAGCGAGAACTCAAGCAAGAACTGCACCGCAATCCGACAGAAGAGGAACTGGCGCAATCATTAGATATTGAGGCTTCGCAGTTGCGTCAGTTGTTGCAGCTTAGAAGGCGATCGCTTTCTCTCAACCATCGCATCGGGAAGGGAGAAGAAACGGAACTGATGGATCTGCTCGAAGATGGTGATAATCAATCTCCTGAAGAGCAGATGAGCGAAGCCATGATGCGTCAGGAAATTTGGGAAGTATTGGGCGACGTTCTCACCGATCGGGAAAAAGATGTTATCTCTCTGCGATATGGTTTAACCAGCAGCGAACCCTACACCTTAGAAGAAGTGGGCTGTTTATTTAATTTGTCCCGAGAACGAGTGCGTCAAATTCAAAGTAAAGCGATGCGGAAATTGCGGCGTCCCCAGGTTGCCAAACGTTTGAAAGGATGGCTCACATAA
- a CDS encoding phosphate ABC transporter substrate-binding protein, with protein MKHLRLLAPLSIGLVACWLQSCGKPPEAATQSSDKLQGKLVLTGSSTVAPLAAEIAKRYESQHPGVRIDVQTGGSSRGVADARQGVADIGMVSRSLKDSEKDLQAFTIANDGVSVILNQDNPVKNLTDKQIVDIYTDKINNWKQVGGKDAPITVVNKAEGRSTLELFADHFKLKTTDIRADVVIGDNEQGIKTVAGNPNAIAYVSIGSGEYGATHNTPIKLLPIEGVDASIANVSNGKFPLSRPLNLVTKTTPTGLQKEFIDFARSKDVQDIVKEQYFVPVAK; from the coding sequence ATGAAACACCTAAGACTGCTTGCGCCGCTTTCTATAGGGTTGGTTGCCTGCTGGCTGCAATCTTGTGGGAAGCCTCCAGAAGCGGCAACCCAGTCGTCTGATAAGTTACAAGGCAAGCTGGTTTTGACGGGATCGAGTACGGTAGCGCCTCTGGCAGCTGAGATTGCCAAACGCTATGAAAGCCAACATCCGGGAGTTCGGATTGACGTGCAAACAGGTGGGTCTTCGCGGGGAGTCGCAGATGCCCGTCAGGGGGTGGCGGATATTGGGATGGTTTCCCGAAGCCTCAAAGATAGCGAAAAGGATTTGCAAGCTTTTACGATTGCGAACGATGGCGTCTCGGTCATTCTCAATCAAGACAATCCAGTTAAAAATCTGACCGACAAGCAAATTGTCGATATCTACACCGACAAAATTAATAACTGGAAACAAGTCGGCGGGAAAGATGCGCCGATTACGGTGGTCAATAAAGCTGAGGGTCGATCCACTCTGGAACTGTTTGCCGACCACTTCAAATTAAAAACAACCGATATTCGTGCCGATGTGGTGATTGGCGATAACGAACAAGGGATTAAAACTGTAGCAGGGAATCCCAACGCGATCGCTTATGTCTCCATTGGTTCTGGCGAATATGGTGCTACTCACAATACTCCTATCAAACTATTGCCAATAGAAGGAGTAGACGCCTCCATCGCCAACGTCAGCAACGGTAAATTTCCGCTTTCTCGTCCCCTCAATTTAGTGACGAAAACTACACCCACCGGATTGCAAAAAGAATTTATTGATTTTGCCCGTTCCAAAGATGTGCAAGACATTGTGAAGGAGCAATATTTTGTCCCAGTCGCGAAATGA
- a CDS encoding GNAT family N-acetyltransferase codes for MTTGLILRPAEPEDAAVLFELIKALAEYEKLSEAVTGNADALKDHLFGSKPYVEAILAEYAGQAVGFALFFYNYSTFLTKPGIYLEDLFVLPEYRRQGIGKAILTYLAQLAVSRGCGRLEWSLLDWNEPAIAFYDRMGADVLPDWRICRVTGDSLVSMAALTPSTSDVGSR; via the coding sequence ATGACTACAGGATTGATTTTACGTCCAGCGGAGCCTGAAGATGCGGCGGTGCTGTTTGAGCTAATTAAAGCACTGGCAGAGTATGAGAAACTCTCTGAAGCTGTGACTGGCAACGCGGATGCTCTCAAAGACCATCTCTTCGGTTCTAAGCCTTATGTAGAGGCAATTCTAGCAGAATATGCGGGGCAAGCTGTGGGGTTTGCCCTATTTTTCTATAACTATTCCACCTTTCTCACAAAGCCGGGAATTTATCTGGAAGACTTGTTTGTACTCCCGGAATATCGGCGTCAGGGGATCGGGAAGGCAATTCTCACCTATCTGGCTCAGTTGGCTGTATCTCGCGGCTGTGGACGCTTGGAGTGGAGCCTTTTAGATTGGAACGAACCCGCGATCGCATTCTACGATCGCATGGGTGCTGACGTTTTGCCTGACTGGCGGATTTGCCGCGTTACGGGCGATTCTCTGGTGAGTATGGCGGCACTAACCCCTTCTACCAGTGACGTAGGCAGCCGTTAG
- the pstC gene encoding phosphate ABC transporter permease subunit PstC translates to MSQSRNEVILVWMLRGMAIISGAIALVILLFLIWETLPFLQNIGLTRFFNDPSWHPVSEEFNLMPMLWGSLFVTAGSVLVATPLGILSAVFCHYYAPPALAKIYRSLIELLAGIPSVVYGFWGLVVLVPIIGRIHPPGPSLFAGILILTLMILPTIALVADATFANVSADYLRGATALGLGRWAMVRGVVFPAAKSGLLTGVILETGRAIGETMAVLMVCGNVVQVPKGVFEPVRTLTANIALEMAYAVGNHRAALFVSGLILMAMIVVLVIAAETINQGHLYD, encoded by the coding sequence TTGTCCCAGTCGCGAAATGAAGTCATCCTCGTCTGGATGTTGCGGGGAATGGCGATTATTTCGGGTGCGATCGCGCTTGTAATCTTGCTATTCCTGATTTGGGAAACCTTGCCCTTCCTGCAAAATATCGGACTGACACGCTTCTTCAATGACCCCTCCTGGCATCCAGTTAGCGAAGAATTTAACCTAATGCCGATGCTGTGGGGATCGCTGTTTGTGACGGCGGGATCTGTGCTAGTTGCAACACCTCTGGGCATTCTCTCCGCAGTTTTCTGCCACTATTACGCACCTCCCGCTTTAGCCAAAATTTACCGAAGCCTGATTGAGCTTTTAGCAGGGATTCCCTCAGTCGTTTATGGTTTTTGGGGTTTAGTCGTGCTGGTGCCAATTATCGGGCGGATTCACCCACCAGGGCCGAGTTTATTCGCTGGGATTCTCATCCTAACGCTGATGATTCTCCCCACCATTGCCCTCGTCGCTGATGCCACCTTTGCTAACGTGTCTGCAGATTATCTGCGGGGTGCGACGGCGCTGGGATTGGGACGCTGGGCAATGGTGCGCGGTGTGGTTTTTCCGGCAGCAAAATCAGGTTTATTAACTGGTGTCATATTAGAAACAGGACGGGCGATTGGCGAAACAATGGCGGTGTTAATGGTTTGCGGTAATGTCGTGCAGGTACCAAAAGGTGTATTTGAGCCAGTGCGGACGTTAACGGCAAATATTGCTCTAGAGATGGCTTATGCTGTGGGAAATCATCGCGCCGCCTTGTTTGTCAGCGGGTTGATATTAATGGCGATGATTGTGGTTTTAGTCATTGCTGCCGAAACGATTAATCAGGGACATCTTTATGACTAA